One genomic window of Syntrophus gentianae includes the following:
- a CDS encoding S41 family peptidase: protein MNSCFSRRILGAVCLFTLLILIDLGAGSQVYALDRSAYKQLKVFSEVLDIVDRNYVESVDSKKLIQGAINGLMKSLDPHSTFMTEEMYKELEVETKGSFGGIGIEITILKDVLTVVSPIEDTPAYLAGVKAGDQIIKIDGQSTKDITIMEAVTKLRGPKDTKVTITIMRENLPKPKDFTIARAIIQIKSIKARKIDDQFGYVRISSFQERTADDLKKALSELTGKSSSPLKGLILDMRNNPGGLLAQSVEVSDIFLKSGTIVSTKGRIKSVESKSVAKDDGNELTCPIVILVNEGTASAAEIVSGALQDNGRAIVLGTQTFGKGSVQTVIPLEEGAALKLTTAKYYTPKGRSIQAEGITPDITVKYIKPAGENGTEAESVRERDLKGHIKAIGEEEKKPTDQVKRVFDDASQDNQLKAAHDILKSWGVFQGSGKM from the coding sequence ATGAACAGTTGTTTTAGCAGAAGAATCCTGGGGGCCGTTTGTCTCTTCACCTTGCTGATTCTCATCGATCTTGGCGCCGGCAGCCAGGTTTACGCCCTGGATCGCAGTGCGTACAAGCAGCTCAAGGTTTTCAGTGAAGTCCTTGACATCGTGGATAGAAATTATGTGGAATCCGTCGATTCGAAAAAACTTATTCAAGGCGCCATTAATGGATTGATGAAGTCCCTTGACCCTCACAGCACCTTTATGACCGAAGAAATGTACAAGGAGCTCGAAGTGGAAACAAAGGGATCCTTCGGGGGAATCGGAATCGAGATTACGATCCTGAAGGATGTCCTGACTGTCGTGTCTCCCATTGAAGACACGCCGGCCTATCTCGCAGGCGTCAAGGCAGGGGACCAGATCATCAAGATCGACGGCCAGTCCACAAAAGACATTACCATCATGGAAGCGGTCACCAAACTTCGCGGCCCCAAGGATACAAAAGTGACCATCACCATCATGCGGGAAAACCTCCCGAAGCCGAAGGACTTCACGATCGCACGGGCCATTATTCAGATTAAAAGCATCAAAGCAAGAAAAATCGATGATCAGTTCGGTTATGTCCGCATTTCTTCCTTCCAGGAAAGAACAGCGGATGACTTAAAGAAGGCCCTTTCGGAATTGACGGGAAAATCGTCTTCACCCTTGAAGGGCCTGATTCTGGATATGCGGAATAATCCCGGTGGGCTGCTTGCCCAATCGGTTGAAGTCTCCGATATTTTCTTAAAGTCGGGAACGATCGTCTCTACCAAGGGACGCATCAAGAGTGTCGAAAGCAAGTCCGTGGCTAAAGACGACGGAAATGAGCTGACCTGTCCCATCGTCATCCTGGTCAATGAAGGAACGGCCAGCGCCGCGGAGATTGTATCGGGGGCACTCCAGGACAATGGGCGGGCGATCGTTCTCGGCACTCAGACTTTTGGCAAGGGTTCCGTCCAAACCGTCATCCCCCTGGAAGAGGGTGCGGCATTAAAGTTGACAACGGCAAAATACTATACCCCCAAGGGGCGCTCTATCCAGGCCGAGGGGATTACCCCGGATATCACGGTAAAATATATAAAACCTGCCGGTGAAAACGGCACAGAAGCTGAGAGCGTCCGGGAACGGGACCTCAAAGGCCATATCAAGGCCATCGGGGAGGAAGAGAAGAAACCAACCGACCAGGTGAAGCGGGTTTTCGATGATGCGTCCCAGGACAATCAGTTAAAGGCGGCCCATGATATCCTTAAAAGTTGGGGCGTTTTTCAAGGTTCTGGAAAAATGTAA
- a CDS encoding Smr/MutS family protein gives MKVPLSSLTFHPFANIDVRLPKEVPICLRNPRLSVAPLSGKDDPVLDLEAERQQFLDAMDKNGVTPLDRGRRDIGTPERSPVPLCPPADEASEVLLSLHKLVQVGEGFTVSKTPEYIEGTGCHVPSSYARRLHRGDFSIQAFIDLHGMNAEEAGTAVEIFLKDAVATGKRAVLIIHGRGLSSRDEPVLKNRVRARLTSRAWKKWLIAFSSAQSFDGGAGATYVLLRQHPYSGKSAKRTGN, from the coding sequence ATGAAGGTTCCCCTCTCCTCGTTGACTTTCCATCCTTTCGCGAATATCGACGTCCGGCTCCCGAAGGAAGTCCCGATCTGTCTCCGAAATCCCCGGCTTTCCGTTGCACCGCTCAGCGGGAAAGACGACCCGGTTCTTGACCTCGAAGCGGAGCGTCAGCAGTTTCTGGACGCCATGGACAAAAATGGGGTAACGCCCCTGGACAGAGGCAGACGGGATATCGGGACCCCCGAAAGATCACCGGTTCCCCTCTGTCCGCCAGCCGACGAAGCCTCCGAAGTTCTCTTGAGCCTGCACAAATTGGTTCAGGTCGGAGAGGGTTTTACCGTCTCGAAAACACCGGAATACATAGAAGGAACGGGATGCCATGTCCCTTCGTCCTATGCCCGGCGGCTCCACCGGGGGGATTTTTCCATCCAGGCCTTTATCGATCTCCATGGCATGAACGCTGAAGAGGCCGGAACGGCCGTCGAAATCTTTCTTAAAGATGCCGTGGCAACGGGCAAACGGGCCGTCCTGATCATCCATGGACGCGGCCTTTCCTCGCGAGACGAACCGGTCCTCAAAAACCGCGTCCGGGCCCGGCTGACCTCCAGAGCCTGGAAGAAATGGCTCATTGCCTTTTCCAGCGCCCAATCCTTCGATGGAGGCGCTGGAGCGACTTACGTCCTCCTCAGACAGCACCCTTACTCCGGGAAATCCGCGAAGCGGACGGGAAATTAG
- a CDS encoding DNA recombination protein RmuC: MSPIVLLILIVLAATAVILLLVLVFRKVPVDPNFLAEILGFIERSNERVERTVRDEISRNREESANALRQSREELAGTLKGVGDTLHQQVMTLTRINEQKLETLRLSVEEKLQAIQVDNAGQLDRMRATVEEKLQGTLETRLGESFRQVSERLEQVYRGLGEMQALASGVGDLKKVLTNVKTRGVWGEVQLGAMLEQVLPPDLYAENLATKDSGERVEFAVKLPGRDRGPDEVVWLPIDAKFPMEDYLRLLDVQEKAETEGTEVAARQLESRIRQCARDICEKYINPPKTTDFAVLFLPTEGLFAEVVRRSGLVEYVQREFKVVIAGPSTLWSLLNSLQMGFRTLAIEKRSSEVWSLLAAVKTEWTKYGEVLGKVQKKLSEASETLDKAQTRRRAIGRKLKDVQELPDRQAEAVLGVEESLGEKNIPE, translated from the coding sequence ATGAGCCCAATCGTTTTGCTGATCCTTATTGTTTTGGCGGCAACTGCCGTCATCCTTCTGCTGGTCCTTGTTTTCCGCAAGGTTCCCGTCGACCCGAACTTTCTGGCCGAGATTCTGGGATTTATCGAGCGGTCGAATGAGCGGGTGGAAAGGACGGTGAGGGATGAAATTTCCCGGAACCGGGAAGAATCGGCAAATGCCCTGCGTCAGTCACGGGAAGAACTTGCCGGAACCCTCAAAGGCGTCGGGGATACCCTCCACCAGCAAGTTATGACCCTGACCCGGATCAATGAACAGAAGCTGGAAACTCTGCGGCTATCCGTAGAGGAAAAACTGCAGGCCATTCAGGTCGATAATGCCGGGCAACTCGATAGAATGCGGGCGACGGTGGAGGAGAAGCTTCAGGGGACTCTGGAGACGCGTCTTGGCGAGTCCTTCCGGCAAGTAAGCGAGCGGCTGGAGCAGGTTTATCGCGGGCTGGGCGAGATGCAGGCCCTTGCCTCCGGTGTGGGGGATCTCAAAAAAGTCCTGACCAACGTCAAAACGCGGGGCGTCTGGGGCGAGGTGCAGTTGGGGGCGATGCTGGAGCAGGTTCTCCCTCCCGATCTGTATGCGGAGAACCTGGCGACGAAGGATAGCGGGGAACGCGTCGAATTTGCCGTCAAGCTTCCCGGCCGGGACAGAGGGCCCGATGAGGTGGTCTGGCTTCCCATCGATGCAAAATTTCCCATGGAGGATTATCTGCGCCTCCTTGATGTCCAGGAAAAGGCGGAGACGGAAGGTACGGAAGTCGCTGCGAGACAGCTGGAAAGCCGCATTCGGCAGTGTGCCCGGGACATCTGTGAGAAGTATATCAACCCCCCGAAGACGACGGATTTTGCCGTTCTGTTTCTGCCTACGGAAGGCCTTTTTGCCGAAGTGGTTCGCCGCAGCGGCCTGGTCGAGTACGTTCAGCGGGAATTCAAGGTTGTTATTGCCGGCCCCTCGACGCTCTGGTCGCTTCTCAACAGCCTTCAGATGGGGTTTCGAACCCTGGCCATCGAGAAACGGTCCAGCGAAGTGTGGTCTCTCCTTGCCGCCGTGAAAACGGAATGGACAAAGTACGGTGAGGTCCTGGGCAAGGTTCAGAAGAAGCTTTCCGAGGCATCGGAAACGTTGGATAAGGCTCAGACCCGAAGGCGGGCGATCGGAAGAAAGCTGAAGGATGTGCAGGAACTGCCCGATCGTCAGGCGGAGGCTGTGCTGGGGGTTGAAGAGAGCCTCGGAGAAAAAAACATTCCCGAGTAA
- a CDS encoding SAM hydrolase/SAM-dependent halogenase family protein, with the protein MLTKGNSEKRKIRHSDRIITLLTDFGLRDAYVGILKGVMIGISPAVKIVDLTHEIPPQDVRAASFCLSTAYPYFPRGTIHVAVVDPGVGTSRRAVALLLEEAVLVGPDNGIFTGVLATKKVKKAVALTCREFWLSENPGFTFHGRDIFAPVAAHLASGIPLAELGTPIDPATLVRLNLSGWTETTEGFWGRVQYIDSFGNLVTNIPGHLVEGKPWNIQAGDRNIPGRRAYGDVSSGDLLALVGSHGFVEIAANGGNARLLLAMNMEDPLQIVVIEPEQPTDGKEFDR; encoded by the coding sequence ATGCTTACAAAAGGGAACTCAGAGAAGAGAAAGATAAGACATTCTGATAGGATCATTACCCTCCTGACGGACTTTGGTCTCCGGGATGCCTATGTGGGAATTCTGAAAGGGGTGATGATCGGCATTTCCCCTGCCGTGAAGATTGTCGATCTGACGCATGAGATTCCGCCTCAGGACGTCCGGGCTGCGAGTTTCTGCCTGTCAACGGCTTATCCCTACTTTCCCAGGGGGACCATCCATGTGGCTGTTGTCGATCCGGGCGTGGGCACTTCCCGGCGGGCCGTTGCCCTTTTGTTGGAAGAGGCGGTGCTGGTCGGGCCGGATAACGGCATTTTCACCGGGGTTCTTGCGACGAAGAAGGTTAAGAAGGCGGTGGCTCTGACCTGCAGGGAATTCTGGCTGTCGGAAAATCCGGGATTTACCTTTCATGGCAGGGATATCTTTGCCCCTGTGGCGGCCCATCTGGCGTCCGGGATTCCCCTTGCCGAACTTGGCACACCCATTGATCCGGCCACGCTGGTTCGGTTGAATCTTTCCGGCTGGACGGAAACCACTGAGGGATTTTGGGGCCGTGTCCAGTACATCGACTCTTTCGGCAATCTGGTGACCAATATTCCCGGGCATCTCGTCGAGGGGAAACCATGGAACATTCAGGCTGGGGATCGGAACATTCCCGGGAGGAGGGCTTACGGGGATGTTTCCTCTGGCGATCTGCTGGCCCTTGTGGGGAGCCACGGGTTTGTGGAGATAGCGGCGAATGGCGGAAACGCCCGGCTTCTGCTGGCGATGAATATGGAAGATCCCCTGCAGATTGTGGTCATCGAACCGGAGCAACCGACGGATGGAAAGGAATTTGACAGATAA
- a CDS encoding OmpA family protein: protein MHRKRIFKILAPLAMFALIMGCATQKAAPVVKAVDLNPKIASGQLVQKVDSFEVIFDATRSMNDNYKLQSKLNQEKTLISLFDETIPKLKLNEAGRAFGQFSAFSDATSKNLFGPTAYSKSALPNAVAPFTSGSGLSPLDQALDGATADLKTQSGQLAVIAFSDGEDMTAFQPVAAAQRMKNAYGDRVCIYTVLLGDKTKAIDIGDKNEGINMMQQVADAGKCGFMVTGESVATPEGMADFVEKVFLKAAPPKPYVAPPPAPEPTPEPAPAPQPAPAPEPKAKAPAGMILKIQFAPGKADIQPKYKGEIEKIAEYLKQKPEATVEIQGHTDNAASRAANMKLSQSRADSVKDCLVKEFGIDESRIKAVGYGPDKPIASNATKEGRQKNRRVSVVYGN from the coding sequence ATGCACAGAAAAAGAATTTTCAAGATCCTTGCTCCCCTCGCGATGTTTGCCCTGATCATGGGATGCGCCACCCAGAAGGCCGCGCCCGTTGTCAAGGCGGTAGACCTCAACCCGAAAATAGCCTCCGGCCAGCTTGTTCAAAAGGTTGATTCTTTCGAAGTCATCTTCGATGCCACACGCTCGATGAATGACAATTACAAACTTCAATCCAAGCTGAACCAGGAAAAAACCCTCATAAGTCTTTTTGATGAAACAATACCCAAATTGAAACTCAATGAAGCAGGACGCGCCTTTGGTCAGTTTTCGGCCTTTAGTGACGCGACCTCGAAGAATCTCTTCGGTCCCACGGCGTATTCCAAATCCGCCCTGCCTAATGCCGTCGCGCCTTTCACCTCGGGAAGCGGTCTCAGCCCCCTGGATCAGGCCCTTGACGGTGCAACGGCCGATCTGAAAACCCAGTCCGGTCAGCTGGCCGTCATCGCCTTCAGCGACGGCGAGGATATGACTGCCTTCCAGCCCGTTGCGGCAGCACAGAGAATGAAAAACGCCTATGGCGATAGAGTCTGCATCTATACCGTTCTCCTTGGAGACAAAACGAAAGCGATTGACATTGGGGATAAGAACGAAGGCATCAACATGATGCAGCAGGTAGCAGATGCCGGCAAATGCGGTTTCATGGTAACGGGTGAAAGCGTCGCCACCCCGGAAGGCATGGCTGATTTTGTGGAAAAAGTTTTCCTTAAAGCCGCTCCTCCGAAACCCTACGTAGCTCCCCCGCCGGCACCGGAACCCACACCGGAACCTGCACCGGCACCGCAACCCGCACCGGCCCCCGAGCCCAAAGCAAAGGCACCTGCCGGCATGATTCTCAAGATCCAGTTTGCACCGGGGAAAGCCGACATTCAGCCCAAATACAAAGGGGAAATCGAGAAAATCGCCGAATACCTGAAGCAGAAACCCGAGGCGACGGTGGAAATTCAAGGCCATACGGACAATGCCGCATCGCGTGCCGCCAATATGAAGCTCTCCCAGAGCCGGGCTGACAGCGTTAAGGATTGTCTTGTCAAAGAATTCGGTATCGATGAATCCCGCATCAAAGCCGTCGGTTACGGCCCGGATAAACCGATTGCCAGCAATGCGACCAAGGAAGGCCGCCAGAAGAACCGGAGAGTCAGTGTGGTCTACGGCAACTAG
- a CDS encoding phosphoribosylanthranilate isomerase has product MIQIAGVRDLAEAQMLADAGATHLGFPLRLAFHREDLSDSEAAAIIARLNPPVEAVLITYLQEADSVTGLCRRLGVRIVQLHGEIPLAELSRLRQVAPELAIIKSLIVKENSLENLIAEVPRYSPLVDAFITDSWDPSTGACGATGRVHDWSVSRRLANLSPKPLILAGGLRPENVRKAVLQVRPAGVDSHTGVEGPDGRKDEKRVRAFVAEAKAAFGELDSVPDQG; this is encoded by the coding sequence ATGATTCAGATTGCGGGCGTAAGAGATCTGGCGGAGGCGCAGATGCTGGCTGACGCCGGGGCGACCCATCTGGGATTCCCCTTGCGCCTCGCCTTTCACCGGGAAGATCTGAGCGACAGCGAGGCGGCGGCGATTATTGCCCGTTTAAATCCACCCGTGGAGGCGGTCCTCATTACTTACCTTCAGGAGGCCGATTCCGTCACGGGGTTATGCCGAAGACTGGGCGTCCGGATCGTTCAGCTTCACGGAGAGATTCCCCTGGCGGAACTGTCGCGGTTGCGGCAGGTCGCACCGGAACTGGCCATTATCAAGAGTCTGATCGTCAAGGAAAATTCTCTGGAAAACCTGATTGCGGAAGTCCCCCGCTATTCGCCGCTCGTTGACGCCTTCATAACGGATAGTTGGGATCCGTCAACGGGCGCCTGCGGAGCAACGGGGCGGGTGCACGACTGGTCGGTCAGCCGCCGACTGGCGAATCTTTCCCCGAAGCCTCTGATTCTGGCGGGCGGCCTGAGACCGGAAAACGTCCGGAAGGCGGTCCTCCAGGTGCGTCCGGCCGGAGTGGATTCCCATACCGGGGTTGAAGGGCCGGATGGGCGCAAAGACGAAAAGCGGGTTCGCGCCTTTGTGGCGGAGGCAAAGGCCGCCTTCGGTGAACTGGATTCAGTTCCCGATCAGGGATAA